From Phaeocystidibacter marisrubri, the proteins below share one genomic window:
- a CDS encoding RelA/SpoT family protein: MEDTKSVQHDKDRAEIINRYRALLRSMEGKADAKDKKMIRRAFNLALDAHNGVKRKSGEPYILHPIEVAIIVAREIGLGPTSIAAALLHDVVEDSDYTLEDIERLFGEKVARIIDGLTKMSGVFDQNISAQAENFRKLLLTISDDLRVILIKIADRLHNMRTMESMPHHKQLKIASETLFIFAPLAHRIGLYTIKSELEDLSLKYTEPEVYRDIALKIKASRAGEMKYLKRFSSKIRDSLKKESFEFTIKERTKSIFSIRRKMINQGVSFDEVYDKFAMRIIVDSPPDQEKADCWRVYSIVTDFYRPNPDRLRDWISAPKSNGYESLHTTVMGPEGHWVEVQIRSKRMDEIAEKGYAAHWKYKEDKATSDNLDQWLSRVRDLLENPESSAVEFVDSFKMQLFSDEIFVFTPQGDMRNLPKNSSPLDFAFDIHTDIGLHTLGAKVNGKLVPLSFKLKSGDQVEIITSQKQKPKEDWLNYVQTSRARSKIKQSLKDDYNRMIDKGRAVLERKLNFIKVKMTESNVQRMVNHFGFKNPNELFYKAGMGIVDNKMLKEFAKETQGGIYQYLKSKIRRQPQVKDTEKKDVVGSTLVFGPNEEILEYKLAKCCNPISGDEVFGFVTANEGIKVHRSDCPNAISMQSKFANRTIRAKWVKTEASSFIANLVIKGIDTVGLVNKVTQIISNDLNVNIRSISIAGEDGVFEGNITVVVEDRIHLNNVMDKLKKVEGVVSVERKFATR, from the coding sequence ATGGAAGACACCAAATCCGTTCAACACGATAAAGACAGAGCTGAAATCATCAATCGCTATAGAGCACTTCTTCGCTCTATGGAAGGAAAGGCAGATGCCAAAGACAAGAAGATGATTCGCAGAGCCTTTAACTTGGCGCTTGATGCACACAATGGTGTAAAGCGCAAGAGTGGCGAACCGTATATTTTACACCCCATTGAAGTAGCTATTATCGTTGCCCGAGAAATCGGACTGGGTCCAACCAGTATTGCGGCGGCTCTGCTCCATGATGTGGTAGAAGACTCCGATTATACGTTGGAGGATATCGAGAGGTTGTTTGGTGAGAAGGTGGCTCGAATCATTGATGGCCTCACGAAAATGTCGGGGGTATTTGATCAAAACATCAGTGCTCAAGCGGAGAATTTCAGAAAGCTCCTGCTCACCATCTCAGATGATTTGCGTGTTATTCTTATCAAGATTGCCGACCGTTTACACAATATGCGTACGATGGAAAGCATGCCACACCACAAGCAACTAAAGATTGCGAGTGAAACGCTTTTCATCTTTGCCCCACTAGCGCATAGAATTGGTCTGTACACCATCAAGTCGGAGCTTGAAGACCTATCACTAAAATATACCGAACCTGAAGTCTATCGAGACATTGCGCTCAAGATAAAGGCAAGTCGCGCTGGTGAAATGAAATACCTGAAGCGCTTCTCCTCTAAAATCAGAGATAGTCTGAAGAAGGAGTCGTTTGAATTCACCATAAAAGAACGCACAAAGAGCATCTTCTCCATTCGTAGAAAGATGATCAACCAAGGTGTGAGCTTTGATGAAGTGTACGACAAATTCGCCATGCGGATTATTGTTGATTCACCACCTGATCAGGAGAAAGCCGACTGTTGGAGAGTGTATTCTATCGTTACCGATTTCTATCGCCCCAATCCCGACCGACTGAGAGATTGGATTTCTGCGCCGAAATCGAATGGCTATGAATCTTTGCATACCACCGTTATGGGACCAGAGGGTCACTGGGTAGAGGTTCAAATCCGTTCCAAGCGAATGGATGAAATTGCGGAGAAAGGTTACGCTGCTCATTGGAAGTACAAAGAAGATAAGGCCACAAGTGACAATCTAGATCAGTGGTTGAGTCGTGTTCGCGATTTACTTGAGAATCCTGAATCGAGTGCTGTTGAGTTTGTAGACAGCTTTAAAATGCAACTCTTCAGCGATGAGATTTTCGTATTTACTCCACAAGGAGATATGCGAAACTTGCCGAAGAACTCTTCCCCACTCGACTTCGCATTCGACATTCACACAGATATTGGCCTGCATACCTTAGGCGCTAAGGTGAACGGCAAACTCGTGCCATTGAGCTTTAAACTCAAGAGTGGAGATCAGGTTGAAATCATTACTTCCCAAAAGCAAAAGCCAAAGGAAGATTGGTTGAATTACGTCCAAACTTCACGCGCTAGATCCAAGATCAAGCAGAGCTTGAAAGACGATTACAACCGCATGATCGACAAAGGTCGCGCTGTGCTCGAACGCAAGTTGAACTTCATCAAAGTCAAGATGACGGAGAGCAATGTTCAACGCATGGTAAACCACTTTGGTTTTAAAAACCCGAACGAACTCTTCTACAAAGCAGGAATGGGCATTGTAGACAATAAAATGTTGAAGGAGTTCGCCAAGGAAACCCAAGGTGGAATTTATCAGTATCTAAAGAGCAAAATTCGTCGACAACCACAGGTAAAAGACACCGAGAAGAAGGATGTTGTTGGAAGCACCCTTGTATTTGGTCCCAACGAAGAAATTCTCGAATACAAGCTGGCCAAGTGTTGTAACCCCATTTCAGGCGATGAGGTATTCGGCTTTGTCACTGCAAACGAAGGGATCAAAGTCCACCGTTCTGATTGCCCGAATGCCATTAGCATGCAGAGCAAGTTTGCGAACCGTACCATCCGTGCGAAATGGGTGAAAACAGAAGCCAGCAGCTTCATTGCCAACCTTGTGATCAAAGGGATTGATACCGTGGGTCTCGTTAATAAGGTCACCCAAATTATTTCCAACGACCTCAACGTTAACATCCGCTCCATCAGCATTGCCGGAGAAGATGGTGTTTTTGAAGGAAATATTACCGTAGTTGTAGAAGACCGCATTCACCTCAACAATGTTATGGACAAACTAAAGAAGGTTGAAGGTGTGGTGAGCGTGGAGAGAAAGTTTGCTACGAGGTAA